From a region of the Candidatus Jettenia caeni genome:
- a CDS encoding phosphopantothenoylcysteine, with protein MSYHIVLGVTGSIAAYKAVEVVSSLIKQGNRVTVIMTSTAQRFVHPVTFRSISHNQVVTDLFVDNENYNPNHVSLGECADLIVVAPATANFIGKVISGIADDALTCTVMAAQCPVIIAPAMNDSMYGNPIVQENIKKLARLGYVFIEPEEGRLCTGQVGKGRLASLEKILDVIKEELAKGGR; from the coding sequence ATGTCTTATCATATCGTTTTGGGTGTTACGGGAAGTATTGCTGCCTACAAGGCCGTTGAAGTCGTGTCGAGCCTGATAAAACAGGGAAATCGCGTTACGGTAATCATGACGTCAACCGCACAACGCTTTGTACACCCTGTCACTTTTCGCTCGATTTCACATAATCAGGTCGTAACAGACCTTTTCGTTGATAATGAAAACTATAACCCTAATCATGTATCTCTGGGGGAATGCGCCGATCTTATCGTAGTTGCGCCAGCTACGGCAAATTTTATCGGTAAGGTCATATCCGGTATTGCTGATGATGCATTAACCTGTACCGTTATGGCAGCACAATGTCCGGTAATTATTGCGCCCGCAATGAATGATAGTATGTATGGAAATCCTATTGTGCAGGAAAATATAAAAAAACTTGCACGTCTTGGATACGTATTTATTGAGCCGGAAGAGGGCCGGTTGTGCACAGGACAGGTCGGAAAAGGGAGATTAGCCTCCCTTGAGAAGATTCTTGATGTAATCAAAGAAGAGCTTGCCAAAGGAGGCAGATAG
- a CDS encoding deoxyuridine 5'-triphosphate nucleotidohydrolase, producing MNTITIKVMKKQGCEDLPLPRYMSNAASGMDLYAAVDNAVQLDHHEIKLIPTGIHIELPLGYEAQVRPRSGLALKYGLTLLNTPGTIDSDYRGEIGIILCNFGQNRFTVERGMRIAQLVIQPVVKAELIEVEHLEESHRGTGGFGHTGQ from the coding sequence ATGAATACGATAACAATAAAGGTAATGAAAAAACAAGGGTGTGAGGATTTACCATTACCCCGGTATATGAGTAATGCCGCAAGTGGTATGGATTTATATGCAGCAGTGGATAATGCTGTTCAGCTTGATCACCATGAGATAAAGCTGATCCCTACGGGTATTCATATCGAGTTGCCGTTAGGGTATGAGGCACAGGTTAGACCAAGAAGCGGATTGGCTTTAAAATATGGATTGACACTCTTGAATACTCCGGGCACTATTGATAGTGATTATCGCGGAGAAATAGGGATTATTTTATGTAACTTCGGACAAAATCGATTTACCGTCGAGCGAGGGATGCGGATTGCTCAGTTAGTAATTCAGCCCGTGGTTAAGGCAGAATTGATAGAGGTTGAACATCTGGAAGAATCCCATCGTGGTACAGGTGGTTTTGGCCACACAGGACAATAG
- a CDS encoding putative translocase subunit SecG produces MVKAEKAFKWGIAIVIIFGILNAFYFLNLIIALKIALPVLCVFLIGAILLQSGKGGGLAAIGGLGDQAAFGTRTSTFLTKVTYLIGAAFIVATIFLFKLSINMNVMHTKVTQPASEAQHEHTHDHPDHEGHEGEHDHPDVPQAGSDGDTTSKFGMQNIAEEPPRPAHEQPMSEGKAPGNQSPDTHPAGEGEQTSNVTEEPVAEEETKTGQNPDE; encoded by the coding sequence ATGGTGAAGGCTGAAAAAGCGTTTAAATGGGGAATTGCAATCGTTATTATTTTTGGAATTCTCAATGCATTTTACTTCCTGAATTTAATCATTGCATTAAAGATTGCATTGCCTGTTTTATGTGTATTCCTTATTGGAGCGATCTTGCTGCAATCAGGTAAAGGCGGAGGGCTAGCTGCCATCGGTGGGTTGGGTGATCAGGCCGCCTTTGGTACGAGAACAAGTACATTTTTGACGAAAGTTACCTATCTTATAGGCGCCGCATTTATCGTTGCTACTATCTTTCTGTTTAAACTATCTATTAATATGAATGTTATGCACACAAAGGTTACACAGCCAGCTTCTGAAGCGCAACATGAGCATACCCATGACCATCCTGACCACGAAGGGCATGAGGGGGAACATGATCATCCGGATGTTCCTCAGGCAGGGAGTGATGGAGATACAACCTCTAAGTTTGGTATGCAAAATATTGCGGAAGAGCCTCCCAGACCAGCCCATGAACAACCCATGTCGGAGGGTAAAGCGCCGGGAAATCAATCGCCTGATACCCATCCTGCCGGGGAAGGAGAGCAAACATCAAATGTTACAGAAGAGCCTGTTGCTGAAGAGGAAACAAAAACAGGACAGAATCCGGATGAATAG
- a CDS encoding ribonuclease III rncS produces the protein MNNHINPEKLNECQLAIGYCFHNTLVLEKALTHTSCRLENNLSNERLEFLGDAILGMIISDYLYKTLPQYSEGELTKIKSVVVSQATLARVSLEANLQDFLFVGKGLNDRNFLPKSLLANVFEAVIAAIYIDGGFEAAYNFTIKYLAKEIDIVCKNQHEKNYKSILQQYSQKEYGVTPSYRVLQQIGPDHGKSFEVIVLIKGNEYGRGWGKSKKEAEQSAAKETLNIFMPTPNLVSNNASETCSTSETCM, from the coding sequence GTGAATAATCATATAAATCCAGAAAAACTTAATGAGTGCCAATTAGCAATAGGATATTGCTTTCATAATACCCTGGTGCTTGAAAAAGCGCTTACCCACACTTCTTGCCGATTAGAAAATAATCTTTCGAATGAGCGACTAGAATTTTTAGGGGACGCTATATTGGGAATGATTATTTCCGATTACTTGTATAAGACGCTGCCACAATACAGCGAAGGAGAGTTGACAAAGATAAAGTCCGTGGTGGTAAGTCAGGCGACGCTTGCACGGGTTAGTTTGGAAGCAAATTTGCAAGATTTCCTTTTTGTAGGAAAGGGTTTAAACGACCGGAATTTTCTTCCGAAATCTTTACTTGCGAATGTCTTTGAGGCAGTTATTGCAGCGATTTATATTGATGGAGGCTTTGAGGCAGCCTACAATTTTACGATAAAATATTTAGCAAAAGAGATTGATATTGTTTGCAAAAATCAACATGAGAAGAATTATAAATCTATTCTTCAGCAATACAGTCAAAAAGAATATGGTGTTACGCCCAGTTACCGGGTTCTCCAGCAAATTGGTCCAGATCATGGGAAATCATTTGAGGTAATCGTGTTAATAAAAGGTAATGAGTACGGCAGGGGGTGGGGAAAAAGCAAAAAAGAAGCAGAACAATCAGCGGCAAAGGAGACCCTGAACATCTTTATGCCTACTCCGAACTTAGTTTCCAATAATGCGAGTGAAACTTGTAGTACAAGTGAGACTTGCATGTAA
- a CDS encoding chorismate mutase, whose translation MDIESLRREIDTLDSKIVELLNERARIVLKIGEIKKQNRAQVYVPNREQEVYFRITSQNKGPLTNECLMAVYRELMAGSLVLEKAIKVSYLGPEGTFSYFAARQKFGSSVEFIPTRGIDDVFRDVAGGRSDYGIVPVENSTEGGIRETLNMFVGFDVKICAEIILPIHHNLMANCAKEEIKKVYSKPQILSQCKNWLASNLPSAELVEVSSSAEAARIVKRALESENEGRYYAVIANAEMAQQYGLNILFKNIEDNPNNVTRFFVLGKEYSAPSGRDKTAVMCYIKNQAGALLEILEPFKTYHINLTNIESLPTRKNAWEYCFYLDFEGHASNEIVQKALKEISKRCFEIKILGSFPKCD comes from the coding sequence ATGGACATAGAATCTTTAAGAAGGGAAATTGATACCCTGGATTCGAAGATTGTGGAGTTATTGAATGAAAGAGCCAGAATTGTGCTAAAAATCGGTGAGATTAAAAAACAGAACCGTGCCCAGGTCTATGTCCCTAATCGGGAACAAGAGGTTTATTTCCGAATTACATCACAAAATAAAGGTCCTTTAACGAATGAATGTCTCATGGCTGTATACCGGGAATTGATGGCTGGTTCCCTGGTATTGGAAAAAGCAATAAAAGTATCTTATCTTGGTCCTGAAGGGACCTTTAGTTACTTTGCCGCCAGACAAAAGTTTGGTTCATCTGTTGAGTTTATTCCGACAAGAGGAATCGATGATGTTTTTAGAGACGTAGCAGGGGGCAGAAGTGATTATGGAATTGTGCCGGTTGAAAACTCTACCGAAGGTGGAATACGAGAAACATTAAATATGTTTGTGGGGTTTGATGTTAAAATATGCGCTGAAATTATTTTGCCGATTCACCACAATCTTATGGCAAATTGCGCAAAAGAAGAGATAAAGAAGGTGTATTCTAAACCACAAATTCTCTCTCAATGTAAAAATTGGCTGGCAAGTAACCTTCCCTCTGCTGAATTGGTGGAGGTAAGTAGCAGCGCTGAGGCAGCCCGTATTGTTAAAAGGGCTTTAGAATCTGAAAATGAAGGACGATATTATGCTGTAATTGCTAATGCAGAAATGGCACAGCAGTATGGCCTTAACATTCTTTTTAAAAATATTGAAGATAATCCAAATAATGTGACCAGATTCTTTGTTCTTGGCAAAGAGTATAGTGCTCCGAGCGGAAGGGACAAGACAGCCGTGATGTGCTATATAAAAAATCAAGCAGGGGCATTATTGGAAATATTAGAACCTTTTAAGACTTACCATATTAATCTTACCAATATTGAGTCTTTGCCCACAAGAAAAAATGCCTGGGAGTACTGTTTTTATCTTGATTTTGAAGGGCATGCGTCGAATGAGATAGTTCAGAAAGCGCTGAAAGAGATATCGAAAAGATGTTTTGAGATCAAGATTTTGGGGTCTTTTCCGAAATGCGACTGA
- a CDS encoding guanylate kinase, which translates to MGKIVIISGPSGSGKTTVCKLLEKDPRIKKSISVTTRHPRHNEKNGESYYFVSPEEFESMIQKGELAEYATYCGYYYGTLLQPMEEALTKEIFYLLEIEVQGALKIKEKFPQAIAIFLLPPEKSTLHQRLIQRNTNTTNDIVCRLEIADKELAYKDKYDYCVVNDTLDVTIHSIRKILNLT; encoded by the coding sequence ATGGGCAAAATAGTAATCATTTCAGGGCCGTCCGGATCGGGTAAGACAACAGTATGCAAACTGCTTGAGAAGGATCCACGGATAAAAAAATCCATATCAGTAACCACTCGTCATCCCCGTCATAATGAGAAAAACGGAGAGTCCTATTATTTTGTATCTCCTGAAGAATTCGAATCTATGATTCAGAAAGGTGAATTGGCAGAATATGCAACGTATTGCGGGTACTATTATGGAACTCTCCTTCAACCGATGGAAGAAGCTCTTACAAAAGAGATTTTTTACTTGCTCGAAATAGAAGTGCAGGGTGCATTGAAAATCAAGGAAAAGTTTCCGCAAGCCATAGCAATATTTTTATTACCACCGGAAAAAAGTACCCTGCACCAACGGCTGATCCAAAGAAATACCAATACTACCAATGATATAGTATGCCGGTTGGAAATTGCTGATAAGGAGTTAGCATACAAAGATAAATATGATTACTGTGTGGTAAATGATACCCTGGATGTAACGATACATTCTATCCGTAAAATATTAAATCTGACCTGA
- a CDS encoding triosephosphate isomerase codes for MRKKPLIIGNWKMNLTLKEGVAFAQSLRDSLSGKNEVLCGICPSFVSLRDIGKVLEGSGIYMAAQNVHSSENGAYTGEVSAPMVKETGCTHVLIGHSERRNIFGETDAFINAKIKAALSVGLKPILCIGEKLNEREDGRTEYVIKNQLKDDLQGIRADEMKEFTIAYEPVWAIGTGKTALPEQANEVHSFIRSILAEKYGKYIAGNVYIQYGGSAKPENAYELLAQPEIDGLLVGGASIKLESFLHIIEAASNP; via the coding sequence ATGAGAAAAAAGCCCTTAATTATAGGGAACTGGAAAATGAACCTTACCCTGAAGGAGGGAGTGGCATTTGCCCAATCACTCAGAGATAGCTTATCAGGTAAAAATGAAGTTCTGTGTGGAATTTGCCCATCCTTTGTTTCTTTGAGAGATATTGGTAAGGTATTAGAGGGTAGTGGCATCTATATGGCAGCACAGAATGTCCACAGTAGTGAAAATGGCGCATACACAGGTGAAGTTTCCGCTCCGATGGTAAAAGAGACTGGCTGTACTCATGTGCTTATAGGGCATTCTGAGCGGAGAAATATTTTCGGTGAAACTGATGCCTTTATCAATGCAAAAATAAAGGCGGCGCTGTCTGTCGGTTTAAAACCAATTTTATGTATTGGAGAAAAGTTAAACGAAAGGGAGGATGGAAGAACAGAATATGTAATCAAAAATCAATTAAAAGATGATTTACAAGGTATTCGGGCTGATGAAATGAAAGAATTTACCATTGCATATGAGCCTGTATGGGCAATTGGCACAGGGAAAACAGCTTTACCTGAACAGGCTAATGAAGTCCATTCGTTTATTAGAAGTATTTTAGCGGAAAAGTATGGTAAATATATTGCAGGTAACGTATATATCCAATACGGCGGAAGCGCTAAACCAGAGAATGCGTATGAATTGCTGGCACAGCCAGAAATCGATGGGCTTCTGGTTGGCGGCGCTAGTATTAAATTAGAATCTTTTTTACATATTATTGAGGCTGCATCGAATCCTTAG
- a CDS encoding putative cell division protein — translation MGIKRFVQCAAAVILIAFTLFIFISFLSYSPNDPPFADYPGNNSVRNFCGKAGAFVAGYAMAGLGKTSYLIVILLALLGVLYLYRKDIEFLWVKIMGAVLLLFSVASLLTLTCYASKKSLLSANLGGIFGLVITSRLYEYFSLTGTIIILASGFALSVMLILNVTPVSPFLSGAPKEKKIKRASTNDAKIGKDAKMNSAEADNSQAKGIRTFRQSKENEIEDLSSVADNCIDEQPIPAPVREIKNEPLKLMSKFQKPREAKEIQETRKTPHAEQHPEEEGGDAYAETAKKKDSSYTLPQLDLLEKPVAKQSEDDWDQITQRAHVLKNALEQFNIKSEVVEIERGPVITMYELELAPGTKVGKLVSLSDDLAIALKAPSVRIVAPLLGKSSIGVEVPNVQRKTVMLRELLDASDELRKKMAIPLLIGKDVAGNPVISDLAAMPHLLIAGTTGSGKSVCLNSIILSILFLRHPSDIQLLLVDPKMVEFSLFREIPHLISPVVTDMKKAAAVLEWAVNKMEERYALLASVGVKHINGYNRLGMAEIKKRLNPEGDASLDDVPFYLPHIVIVVDELADLMMVASKEVEGSVIRLSQKSRAVGIHLILATQRPSVDVITGLIKSNLPSRISFYVASKVDSRTILDQNGAEKLLGGGDMLFLPPGTSKLVRVQGAYVSDEEVRNVVEYLTKCAAPQFNPELKSWKGASDKDNRAKDNLYHEAVRIVLETQRGSVSLLQRRLEIGYSRAAKLIDLMADDGIVGEYKGSQAREVFLTLEEWDSQMAHADQEEMDNA, via the coding sequence ATGGGAATTAAACGTTTTGTACAGTGCGCTGCTGCGGTTATTCTTATAGCCTTCACACTCTTTATCTTCATAAGTTTTCTCAGCTATTCTCCCAATGACCCTCCCTTTGCAGATTATCCCGGTAATAATTCTGTAAGGAATTTTTGTGGAAAAGCAGGGGCATTCGTTGCAGGATATGCCATGGCGGGTTTGGGTAAGACCTCCTACCTGATAGTCATCTTGCTGGCGCTGTTAGGGGTATTGTATCTTTACAGAAAGGATATAGAATTCCTTTGGGTAAAAATAATGGGAGCAGTTTTATTGCTATTCTCGGTGGCCTCCTTGCTAACCCTGACATGTTACGCATCGAAAAAGTCTCTCCTTTCAGCCAATTTAGGGGGAATCTTTGGGCTTGTCATTACTTCCAGGCTCTATGAGTATTTCAGTCTTACGGGCACTATCATTATTCTGGCATCGGGATTTGCTCTATCTGTTATGCTCATCCTGAATGTTACTCCCGTCTCTCCATTTCTGAGCGGCGCGCCAAAAGAAAAAAAAATCAAACGGGCTTCAACAAACGATGCTAAAATAGGTAAAGATGCTAAAATGAATAGCGCTGAGGCAGATAATTCTCAGGCGAAAGGTATCCGTACTTTCCGGCAATCGAAGGAGAATGAGATTGAAGATTTAAGCAGTGTGGCGGATAATTGTATTGATGAACAGCCAATACCTGCACCGGTAAGAGAAATAAAGAATGAACCGCTCAAACTCATGAGTAAATTTCAAAAACCACGGGAGGCAAAAGAGATTCAAGAAACCCGGAAGACCCCGCATGCCGAACAACATCCCGAAGAGGAAGGGGGAGATGCTTATGCGGAAACTGCGAAAAAAAAGGATTCTTCCTATACATTGCCGCAACTGGATCTGCTGGAAAAGCCTGTTGCAAAGCAATCGGAGGATGACTGGGATCAAATTACACAGCGTGCTCATGTTTTAAAAAATGCCCTTGAGCAGTTTAATATAAAATCAGAGGTCGTGGAAATTGAAAGAGGGCCTGTTATTACCATGTATGAACTGGAACTAGCCCCGGGGACAAAGGTCGGTAAGCTGGTGAGTCTTTCAGATGATCTGGCAATCGCCCTGAAGGCGCCCAGTGTAAGGATTGTCGCACCGCTCCTTGGGAAGTCGTCCATTGGTGTGGAAGTTCCCAATGTACAAAGAAAAACCGTGATGTTACGGGAGTTGCTGGATGCGTCTGATGAACTCCGGAAAAAAATGGCCATCCCGCTCCTGATCGGTAAGGATGTTGCCGGAAATCCCGTAATATCAGACTTAGCCGCTATGCCTCATTTACTTATTGCCGGAACGACCGGTTCCGGAAAATCAGTTTGTTTAAATTCCATTATCTTAAGTATCCTATTCTTACGGCATCCCAGCGATATTCAGCTTTTGCTGGTAGACCCCAAAATGGTTGAATTTTCCTTATTTCGGGAAATTCCCCATTTAATAAGCCCGGTAGTGACAGATATGAAAAAAGCCGCTGCTGTGCTGGAATGGGCAGTAAATAAAATGGAAGAACGGTACGCCTTATTGGCGAGCGTCGGGGTAAAGCACATCAATGGGTATAACAGATTGGGAATGGCTGAGATCAAAAAACGTCTGAATCCGGAAGGTGATGCCAGTCTTGATGATGTACCTTTCTATCTGCCTCATATCGTTATTGTCGTTGATGAGCTGGCCGATTTGATGATGGTGGCATCGAAAGAGGTGGAAGGCTCGGTAATTCGCCTTTCTCAGAAATCACGTGCTGTGGGTATTCATCTCATACTCGCAACACAACGGCCATCGGTTGATGTTATTACCGGATTAATTAAGTCAAATCTACCCTCCAGGATATCATTTTACGTTGCTTCAAAAGTAGATTCGAGAACAATCCTTGACCAGAATGGGGCAGAGAAGCTGTTGGGAGGGGGAGATATGTTGTTTTTACCACCCGGAACGTCAAAACTGGTACGCGTGCAGGGGGCATATGTAAGTGATGAAGAGGTACGGAATGTGGTTGAATATCTTACGAAATGCGCTGCACCACAGTTTAACCCGGAATTGAAGAGCTGGAAAGGCGCATCAGACAAAGATAACAGAGCGAAAGATAACCTTTACCATGAGGCGGTAAGGATTGTACTCGAGACGCAAAGAGGCTCTGTTTCCCTCTTACAGAGAAGGCTTGAGATCGGATATTCACGTGCTGCCAAGTTGATTGATCTCATGGCAGATGACGGAATCGTTGGGGAATATAAGGGTAGCCAGGCGCGAGAAGTATTTTTAACTCTGGAAGAATGGGACTCCCAGATGGCCCATGCGGATCAGGAAGAAATGGATAATGCATAG